The following are from one region of the Staphylococcus argenteus genome:
- a CDS encoding L-lactate dehydrogenase, producing the protein MKTFGKKVVLIGDGSVGSSYAFAMVTQGVADEFVIIDIAKDKVKADVQDLNHGTVHSPSPVDVKAGEYEDCKDADLVVITAGAPQKPGETRLQLVEKNTKIMKSIVKSVMDSGFDGYFLIAANPVDILTRFVKEYTGLPAERVIGSGTVLDSARLQYLISQELGVAPSSVDASIIGEHGDTELAVWSQANVAGISVYDTLKEQTGSEAKAEEIYVNTRDAAYEIIQAKGSTYYGIALALMRISKAILNNENNVLNVSIQLDGQYGGHKGVYLGVPTLVNQHGAVKIYEMPLNAEEQALFDKSVKTLEDTFDSIKYLLED; encoded by the coding sequence ATGAAAACATTTGGTAAAAAGGTTGTATTAATCGGAGACGGATCTGTAGGATCAAGCTATGCCTTTGCAATGGTTACGCAAGGTGTTGCAGATGAATTTGTAATTATTGACATTGCAAAAGATAAAGTAAAAGCAGATGTTCAAGATTTAAACCATGGTACAGTCCACAGTCCTTCACCAGTTGATGTGAAAGCAGGTGAATACGAAGACTGTAAAGATGCGGACTTAGTAGTTATTACTGCTGGGGCACCTCAAAAACCAGGTGAAACACGTTTACAATTAGTTGAAAAGAATACAAAGATTATGAAGAGTATTGTTAAAAGTGTAATGGATAGTGGTTTCGATGGTTACTTCTTAATCGCAGCAAACCCAGTCGATATTTTAACAAGATTTGTAAAAGAATATACTGGATTACCAGCAGAGCGTGTTATCGGTTCAGGTACTGTATTGGACAGTGCACGTTTACAATATTTAATTAGCCAAGAACTTGGTGTTGCACCTTCAAGTGTTGACGCTAGTATTATTGGTGAGCATGGTGATACTGAACTTGCAGTATGGTCACAAGCAAACGTAGCAGGTATCTCAGTATATGACACATTAAAAGAACAAACAGGTAGTGAAGCTAAAGCGGAAGAAATTTATGTAAATACACGTGACGCTGCTTACGAAATTATCCAAGCTAAAGGTTCAACATACTATGGTATTGCTTTAGCATTAATGCGTATTTCAAAAGCCATTTTAAATAATGAAAATAATGTCTTAAATGTTTCTATTCAATTAGATGGTCAATATGGTGGTCACAAAGGTGTATACTTAGGTGTACCAACATTAGTTAACCAACACGGCGCTGTTAAAATTTATGAAATGCCATTAAATGCTGAAGAACAAGCATTGTTCGATAAATCAGTTAAAAC
- a CDS encoding APC family permease: MGSFFNKIARKEDPTIYQNKDGHLQRTLRVRDFLALGVGTIVSTSIFTLPGIVAAEHAGPAVALSFLLAAIVAGLVAFTYAEMAAAMPFAGSAYSWVNVLFGEFFGWVAGWALLAEYFIAVAFVASGFSANLRGLVKPIGIELPAALSNPFGTNGGFIDIIAAIVILLTALLLSRGMSEAARMENILVILKVLAIILFVIVGLTAINASNYVPFIPEHKVTATGDFGGWQGIYAGVSMIFLAYIGFDSIAANSAEALNPQKTMPRGILGSLGIAIVLFIAVALVLVGMFHYSQYANNAEPVGWALRQSGHGVIAAIVQAISVIGMFTALIGMMLAGSRLLYSFGRDGLLPSWLSHLNDKHLPNRALIVLTIIGVLIGSMFPFAFLAQLISAGTLVAFMFVSLAMYRLRKREGKDLPIPAFKLPLYPVLPAVTFVLVLLVFWGLGFEAKLYTLIWFIVGIILYLSYGFRHSKKNDVEEYHPPK, from the coding sequence ATGGGAAGTTTTTTCAATAAAATAGCACGAAAAGAGGATCCGACCATCTATCAAAATAAAGATGGTCATTTACAACGTACTTTGCGTGTACGTGATTTCTTAGCCTTAGGTGTGGGCACGATTGTATCAACATCTATCTTTACATTACCCGGTATCGTCGCTGCGGAACACGCAGGTCCAGCCGTTGCCTTATCATTTTTACTTGCGGCTATTGTAGCTGGCTTAGTTGCTTTTACTTATGCTGAAATGGCAGCTGCTATGCCATTTGCGGGTTCAGCGTATTCTTGGGTTAACGTGTTATTTGGGGAGTTTTTCGGTTGGGTTGCCGGTTGGGCTTTATTAGCTGAATACTTTATTGCCGTTGCCTTTGTAGCTTCTGGATTTTCAGCGAATTTAAGAGGATTGGTTAAACCAATAGGTATTGAGTTGCCAGCAGCTTTATCAAATCCATTTGGTACGAATGGCGGTTTTATCGATATTATTGCTGCTATCGTTATTTTATTGACTGCACTGTTACTATCACGCGGTATGTCAGAAGCAGCACGTATGGAAAACATTTTAGTTATTTTGAAAGTATTAGCTATTATTTTATTTGTTATTGTTGGTTTAACAGCTATTAATGCAAGTAACTATGTTCCATTTATTCCAGAACATAAAGTTACTGCTACAGGTGACTTTGGTGGTTGGCAAGGTATTTATGCAGGTGTTTCAATGATTTTCTTAGCATATATCGGTTTCGATTCTATCGCTGCGAACTCAGCAGAGGCACTTAATCCACAAAAGACTATGCCTAGAGGTATCCTTGGCTCATTAGGTATTGCTATTGTATTATTTATCGCCGTTGCCCTTGTGTTAGTAGGTATGTTCCATTACTCACAATATGCAAACAATGCTGAGCCTGTGGGTTGGGCATTACGTCAAAGTGGACATGGCGTTATAGCTGCTATTGTTCAAGCTATCTCAGTTATCGGTATGTTTACAGCGTTAATTGGTATGATGTTAGCTGGTTCGCGCTTATTATATTCATTTGGTCGAGATGGCTTATTACCTTCATGGTTAAGTCATTTAAATGACAAACATTTGCCAAATCGTGCACTTATTGTATTAACAATTATTGGCGTTTTAATTGGGTCAATGTTCCCATTCGCTTTCTTAGCACAACTAATTTCAGCAGGTACATTAGTCGCATTTATGTTTGTATCATTAGCAATGTATCGTTTAAGAAAACGTGAAGGTAAAGATTTACCAATTCCTGCATTTAAATTACCTTTATATCCTGTATTACCAGCAGTAACATTTGTCTTAGTATTGCTTGTATTTTGGGGATTAGGTTTCGAAGCAAAATTATATACTTTAATTTGGTTCATTGTTGGTATTATTCTATATTTAAGCTATGGATTTAGACACTCTAAGAAAAATGATGTAGAAGAATATCACCCACCAAAATAA
- a CDS encoding aspartate aminotransferase family protein gives MSKVHQLIQEDEHYFAKSGRIKYYPLVIDHGYGATLVDVEGKTYIDLLSSASSQNVGHAPKEVTEAIKAQVDKFIHYTPAYMYHEPLVRLAKKLCEIAPGAFEKRVTFGLTGSDANDGIIKFARAYTGRPYIISFTNAYHGSTFGALSMSAISLNMRKHYGPLLNGFYHIPFPDNYRGMYEQPKANTIEEYLAPLKEMFAKYVPAEEVACIVIETIQGDGGLLEPVPGYFEALEQICREHGILMAVDDIQQGFGRTGAWSSVSHFNFTPDLITFGKSLAGGMPMSAIVGRKEIMNCLEAPAHLFTTGANPVSCEAALATIKMIEDQSLLQASADKGAYVRQRMNQWVSQYNSVGDVRGKGLTIGIDIVSDKILKTRDASAALKICNYCFEHGVVIIAVAGNVLRFQPPLVITYEQLDTALDTLEDALIALEKGDLDQYDIAGQGW, from the coding sequence ATGAGTAAAGTACATCAATTAATCCAAGAGGACGAGCATTATTTTGCGAAATCTGGACGTATTAAATATTACCCATTAGTTATTGATCACGGTTACGGAGCAACATTGGTTGATGTTGAGGGGAAAACGTATATCGATTTGTTGTCTAGCGCGAGTTCTCAAAATGTAGGTCATGCACCCAAAGAAGTGACAGAAGCGATAAAAGCACAGGTAGATAAATTTATACATTATACACCAGCATATATGTACCATGAACCTTTAGTACGTTTAGCTAAAAAGCTTTGTGAAATTGCACCAGGAGCTTTTGAAAAAAGAGTAACATTTGGTTTAACTGGATCAGATGCAAATGATGGTATTATTAAATTTGCTAGAGCATATACTGGTCGCCCATATATTATTAGCTTTACGAATGCATATCATGGTTCAACCTTTGGTGCATTATCTATGTCAGCGATTAGTTTAAATATGCGTAAACATTATGGGCCACTACTGAATGGTTTTTATCATATTCCTTTTCCTGATAATTATCGTGGCATGTATGAACAGCCGAAAGCCAATACTATAGAAGAATATTTAGCACCTTTAAAAGAAATGTTTGCGAAATATGTACCCGCTGAAGAAGTTGCATGTATTGTTATTGAAACGATACAAGGTGATGGCGGACTTTTAGAACCAGTTCCAGGTTACTTTGAAGCGTTAGAACAGATTTGTCGTGAGCATGGTATTTTAATGGCAGTAGATGATATTCAACAAGGTTTTGGACGAACGGGTGCATGGAGTTCTGTATCACACTTTAATTTTACGCCAGATTTAATTACATTTGGAAAGTCTTTAGCAGGTGGTATGCCTATGTCAGCAATTGTTGGACGCAAAGAGATTATGAACTGTTTGGAAGCACCTGCACATTTATTTACAACAGGTGCCAATCCGGTTAGTTGTGAAGCTGCATTAGCAACAATTAAAATGATTGAAGATCAATCTCTTCTCCAAGCTAGTGCTGATAAAGGAGCATATGTAAGGCAAAGAATGAATCAATGGGTATCTCAATACAATAGTGTAGGGGATGTAAGAGGTAAAGGTCTCACAATAGGAATTGATATCGTTTCTGACAAAATACTCAAAACACGCGATGCCAGTGCAGCACTTAAAATTTGTAATTATTGCTTTGAACACGGAGTAGTCATTATTGCTGTAGCTGGAAATGTGTTGCGATTCCAACCACCACTTGTTATAACATATGAACAATTAGATACAGCTTTGGATACTTTAGAAGATGCACTGATTGCTTTAGAAAAAGGGGACCTAGATCAATATGATATTGCAGGGCAAGGATGGTAA